One Hemitrygon akajei chromosome 21, sHemAka1.3, whole genome shotgun sequence genomic region harbors:
- the rcn2 gene encoding reticulocalbin-2 codes for MQLQVFVGYSLVVMCFAHVHHKHESVNDEDHYVDDEHNPDFDRDILLGREDEVDEFAKLTPEEQQSRLKSLIKKMDTDSDGFITKDELSAWIQKSFRHYATEESKEQFPQHDLDGNGMVTWEEYNIHSYDRMLNFDENTPVEDEEEESLKQIFLKDKKRFDKADIDGVPGLSLAEFVAFEHPEETDYMTDYVIQDALDEHDHNKDGFVSLEEFLGDYRKDPDSDGEPEWVTVEKDRFENDYDLDKDGKLSREELLLWIVPNNQDIAHDEAEHLIKEMDTNGDKKLTEGEILANQELFLNSEATDYGSQLHDKKFYHDEL; via the exons ATGCAGTTACAAGTGTTTGTGGGCTATAGTCTTGTTGTGATGTGCTTTGCACACGTTCATCATAAACACGAGTCAGTCAATGATGAAGACCACTATGTGGATGATGAGCATAATCCGGACTTCGATAGGGACATCCTTCTTGGCAGAGAG GATGAAGTAGATGAGTTTGCCAAACTGACACCTGAGGAGCAACAGTCCCGGCTCAAATCTCTTATTAAGAAGATGGATACCGATTCAGATGGCTTCATAACCAAAG ATGAACTCAGTGCATGGATTCAGAAGTCATTCAGACATTATGCCACAGAGGAGAGCAAAGAGCAGTTTCCACAGCATGATCTAGATGGCAATGGAATGGTTACTTGGGAAGAGTATAACATTCATAGTTATGACCGAATGCTGAATTTTGATGAGAATACCCCAGTGGAAGATGAAGAAGAAGAATCCCTCAAACAG ATATTTTTGAAGGATAAAAAGCGTTTTGACAAAGCAGACATTGATGGAGTACCTGGACTGTCACTGGCAGAATTTGTTGCATTTGAACATCCCGAAGAAACTGATTATATGACG GACTACGTCATACAGGATGCTTTGGATGAACACGACCACAACAAAGATGGGTTTGTGAGTTTAGAGGAATTCCTTGGTGACTATAGGAAAGACCCAG ATTCCGATGGTGAACCAGAATGggtcactgtggaaaaggatcggTTTGAAAATGATTACGACCTGGACAAGGACGGCAAGCTTAGTAGAGAGGAACTTTTGTTGTGGATTGTTCCCAACAACCAGGACATTGCACACGATGAG GCTGAACATCTCATTAAAGAAATGGATACAAATGGAGATAAGAAACTCACAGAAGGAGAAATACTTGCAAATCAAGAGCTCTTCCTTAACAGTGAAGCAACTGACTATGGTAGCCAGCTACATGACAAGAAATTCTATCACGATGAACTTTAG